In Patagioenas fasciata isolate bPatFas1 chromosome 2, bPatFas1.hap1, whole genome shotgun sequence, a single window of DNA contains:
- the SGCE gene encoding epsilon-sarcoglycan isoform X10: MLRPPRGEAAPAAPHGAARRMRRRRWRQQQQAEERGAMRCCAAGPWPHSGGALTTLLLTAFLLSSADGNNGTVNWKTKQAHSYIISRKKAVEKNVYTILSKVHSDRNVYPSAGVLFVHVLEREYFKGEFPPYPKPGEISNDPITFNTNLMGYPDRPGWLRYIQRTPYSDGVLYGSPTVENVGKPTIIEITAYNRRTFETARHNLIINIMSAEDFPLPYQAEFFIRNMNVEEMLASEVLGDFLGAVKNVWQPERLNAINITSALDRGGRVPLPINDMKEGVYVMVGADVPFSSCLREVENPQNQLRCSQEMEPVITCDKKFRTQFHIDWCKISLVDNTKQVSTFQEVIRGEGILPDGGEYKPPSDTLKSRDYYSDFLITLAVPSAIALVLFLILAYIMCCRREGVEKRNMQTPDIQLVHHSAIQKSTKELRDMSKNREIAWPLSTLPVFHPVTGEIVPPLHTDSYDNTSMPLMQTQQNLPHQTQIPQQQSAGEFRMTTFQRFEVNGIPEERKLTEAMNL, from the exons atGCTGCGGCCGCCGCGGGGCGAGGCGGCACCGGCGGCCCCGCACGGCGCGGCGCGGAGGatgcggcggcggcggtggcggcagcagcagcaggcggaGGAGAGGGGAGCGATGCGGTGCTGCGCGGCGGGGCCCTGGCCGCACAGCGGGGGTGCCCTCACCACTCTCCTGCTGACAG CTTTTTTGTTAAGCTCTGCTGATGGCAATAATGGAACAGTTAACTGGAAGACTAAGCAAGCCCACAGTTATATTATCAGCAGAAAAAAGGCTGTTGAGAAGAATG TGTACACGATTCTGTCTAAGGTGCACTCTGATCGGAATGTATACCCTTCTGCTGGAGttctttttgttcatgttttggAGAGGGAATACTTTAAGGGGGAATTTCCTCCTTACCCAAAGCCTG gTGAAATAAGTAATGATCCTATAACATTTAATACCAATTTAATGGGTTACCCTGACAGACCGGGATGGCTACGCTATATACAAAGGACACCCTACAGTGATGGAGTGCTGTATGGCTCACCAACTGTAGAAAATGTGGGCAAACCAACCATCATTGag ATCACTGCATACAACAGGCGTACCTTTGAGACAGCAAGGCATAATTTGATAATTAATATAATGTCAGCAGAAG ATTTTCCTTTACCGTACCAAGCGGAGTTCTTCATAAGGAATATGAACGTAGAAGAAATGTTGGCCAGTGAAGTTCTTGGCGACTTTCTGGGAGCAGTGAAGAATGTGTGGCAGCCAGAACGCTTGAACGCTATCAACATTACTTCAGCCCTCGACCGGGGAGGGAGGGTTCCGCTTCCCATTAATGACATGAAGGAGGG TGTCTATGTTatggttggagcagatgttccaTTCTCTTCGTGCTTACGAGAAGTGGAAAACCCACAAAATCAGCTGAGATGCAGTCAAGAAATGGAGCCTGTTATAACCTGTGATAAAAAATTTCGGACTCAGTTCCATATTGACTGGTGTAAAATCTCTCTG GTTGACAATACAAAACAAGTTTCCACCTTTCAGGAAGTGATTCGTGGAGAGGGGATATTACCTGACGGTGGAGAATACAAGCCACCTTctgatacactgaaaagcagagactATTACTCGGATTTCCTAATTACACTGGCAGTGCCCTCGGCAATAGCACTGGTGCTTTTTCTAATACTTGCCTACATCATGTGCTGCCGACGGGAAGGAGT ggaaaagagaaaCATGCAAACACCAGA CATCCAGTTGGTCCACCACAGCGCGATCCAAAAATCAACCAAAGAGCTTCGTGACATGTCTAAAAACAGAGAGATCGCGTGGCCCCTTTCAACGCTTCCCGTGTTTCACCCGGTAACTGGTGAGATCGTGCCGCCCCTGCACACCGACAGCTATGATAACACCAGTATGCCGCTGATGCAGACCCAGCA gaaCCTGCCACATCAGACTCAGATTccgcagcagcagagtgcag GAGAATTTCGTATGACAACATTTCAAAGATTTGAG GTAAATGGTATTCCTGAGGAAAGAAAACTAACAGAAGCAATGAATTTGTAA
- the SGCE gene encoding epsilon-sarcoglycan isoform X2: protein MLRPPRGEAAPAAPHGAARRMRRRRWRQQQQAEERGAMRCCAAGPWPHSGGALTTLLLTAFLLSSADGNNGTVNWKTKQAHSYIISRKKAVEKNGEISNDPITFNTNLMGYPDRPGWLRYIQRTPYSDGVLYGSPTVENVGKPTIIEITAYNRRTFETARHNLIINIMSAEDFPLPYQAEFFIRNMNVEEMLASEVLGDFLGAVKNVWQPERLNAINITSALDRGGRVPLPINDMKEGVYVMVGADVPFSSCLREVENPQNQLRCSQEMEPVITCDKKFRTQFHIDWCKISLVDNTKQVSTFQEVIRGEGILPDGGEYKPPSDTLKSRDYYSDFLITLAVPSAIALVLFLILAYIMCCRREGVEKRNMQTPDIQLVHHSAIQKSTKELRDMSKNREIAWPLSTLPVFHPVTGEIVPPLHTDSYDNTSMPLMQTQQNLPHQTQIPQQQSAEWKRQMTLAGKASTQSLQHWFGLTSNVALHTHYWRRLEGKWYS, encoded by the exons atGCTGCGGCCGCCGCGGGGCGAGGCGGCACCGGCGGCCCCGCACGGCGCGGCGCGGAGGatgcggcggcggcggtggcggcagcagcagcaggcggaGGAGAGGGGAGCGATGCGGTGCTGCGCGGCGGGGCCCTGGCCGCACAGCGGGGGTGCCCTCACCACTCTCCTGCTGACAG CTTTTTTGTTAAGCTCTGCTGATGGCAATAATGGAACAGTTAACTGGAAGACTAAGCAAGCCCACAGTTATATTATCAGCAGAAAAAAGGCTGTTGAGAAGAATG gTGAAATAAGTAATGATCCTATAACATTTAATACCAATTTAATGGGTTACCCTGACAGACCGGGATGGCTACGCTATATACAAAGGACACCCTACAGTGATGGAGTGCTGTATGGCTCACCAACTGTAGAAAATGTGGGCAAACCAACCATCATTGag ATCACTGCATACAACAGGCGTACCTTTGAGACAGCAAGGCATAATTTGATAATTAATATAATGTCAGCAGAAG ATTTTCCTTTACCGTACCAAGCGGAGTTCTTCATAAGGAATATGAACGTAGAAGAAATGTTGGCCAGTGAAGTTCTTGGCGACTTTCTGGGAGCAGTGAAGAATGTGTGGCAGCCAGAACGCTTGAACGCTATCAACATTACTTCAGCCCTCGACCGGGGAGGGAGGGTTCCGCTTCCCATTAATGACATGAAGGAGGG TGTCTATGTTatggttggagcagatgttccaTTCTCTTCGTGCTTACGAGAAGTGGAAAACCCACAAAATCAGCTGAGATGCAGTCAAGAAATGGAGCCTGTTATAACCTGTGATAAAAAATTTCGGACTCAGTTCCATATTGACTGGTGTAAAATCTCTCTG GTTGACAATACAAAACAAGTTTCCACCTTTCAGGAAGTGATTCGTGGAGAGGGGATATTACCTGACGGTGGAGAATACAAGCCACCTTctgatacactgaaaagcagagactATTACTCGGATTTCCTAATTACACTGGCAGTGCCCTCGGCAATAGCACTGGTGCTTTTTCTAATACTTGCCTACATCATGTGCTGCCGACGGGAAGGAGT ggaaaagagaaaCATGCAAACACCAGA CATCCAGTTGGTCCACCACAGCGCGATCCAAAAATCAACCAAAGAGCTTCGTGACATGTCTAAAAACAGAGAGATCGCGTGGCCCCTTTCAACGCTTCCCGTGTTTCACCCGGTAACTGGTGAGATCGTGCCGCCCCTGCACACCGACAGCTATGATAACACCAGTATGCCGCTGATGCAGACCCAGCA gaaCCTGCCACATCAGACTCAGATTccgcagcagcagagtgcag AGTGGAAACGGCAGATGACCCTGGCAGGCAAAGCCTCCACCCAAAGCCTCCAGCACTGGTTTGGGTTGACATCTAACGTAGCTCTTCACACTCACTACTGGAGGCGTTTAGAAG GTAAATGGTATTCCTGA
- the SGCE gene encoding epsilon-sarcoglycan isoform X3 → MRRRRWRQQQQAEERGAMRCCAAGPWPHSGGALTTLLLTVYTILSKVHSDRNVYPSAGVLFVHVLEREYFKGEFPPYPKPGEISNDPITFNTNLMGYPDRPGWLRYIQRTPYSDGVLYGSPTVENVGKPTIIEITAYNRRTFETARHNLIINIMSAEDFPLPYQAEFFIRNMNVEEMLASEVLGDFLGAVKNVWQPERLNAINITSALDRGGRVPLPINDMKEGVYVMVGADVPFSSCLREVENPQNQLRCSQEMEPVITCDKKFRTQFHIDWCKISLVDNTKQVSTFQEVIRGEGILPDGGEYKPPSDTLKSRDYYSDFLITLAVPSAIALVLFLILAYIMCCRREGVIQLVHHSAIQKSTKELRDMSKNREIAWPLSTLPVFHPVTGEIVPPLHTDSYDNTSMPLMQTQQNLPHQTQIPQQQSAEWKRQMTLAGKASTQSLQHWFGLTSNVALHTHYWRRLEGKWYS, encoded by the exons atgcggcggcggcggtggcggcagcagcagcaggcggaGGAGAGGGGAGCGATGCGGTGCTGCGCGGCGGGGCCCTGGCCGCACAGCGGGGGTGCCCTCACCACTCTCCTGCTGACAG TGTACACGATTCTGTCTAAGGTGCACTCTGATCGGAATGTATACCCTTCTGCTGGAGttctttttgttcatgttttggAGAGGGAATACTTTAAGGGGGAATTTCCTCCTTACCCAAAGCCTG gTGAAATAAGTAATGATCCTATAACATTTAATACCAATTTAATGGGTTACCCTGACAGACCGGGATGGCTACGCTATATACAAAGGACACCCTACAGTGATGGAGTGCTGTATGGCTCACCAACTGTAGAAAATGTGGGCAAACCAACCATCATTGag ATCACTGCATACAACAGGCGTACCTTTGAGACAGCAAGGCATAATTTGATAATTAATATAATGTCAGCAGAAG ATTTTCCTTTACCGTACCAAGCGGAGTTCTTCATAAGGAATATGAACGTAGAAGAAATGTTGGCCAGTGAAGTTCTTGGCGACTTTCTGGGAGCAGTGAAGAATGTGTGGCAGCCAGAACGCTTGAACGCTATCAACATTACTTCAGCCCTCGACCGGGGAGGGAGGGTTCCGCTTCCCATTAATGACATGAAGGAGGG TGTCTATGTTatggttggagcagatgttccaTTCTCTTCGTGCTTACGAGAAGTGGAAAACCCACAAAATCAGCTGAGATGCAGTCAAGAAATGGAGCCTGTTATAACCTGTGATAAAAAATTTCGGACTCAGTTCCATATTGACTGGTGTAAAATCTCTCTG GTTGACAATACAAAACAAGTTTCCACCTTTCAGGAAGTGATTCGTGGAGAGGGGATATTACCTGACGGTGGAGAATACAAGCCACCTTctgatacactgaaaagcagagactATTACTCGGATTTCCTAATTACACTGGCAGTGCCCTCGGCAATAGCACTGGTGCTTTTTCTAATACTTGCCTACATCATGTGCTGCCGACGGGAAGGAGT CATCCAGTTGGTCCACCACAGCGCGATCCAAAAATCAACCAAAGAGCTTCGTGACATGTCTAAAAACAGAGAGATCGCGTGGCCCCTTTCAACGCTTCCCGTGTTTCACCCGGTAACTGGTGAGATCGTGCCGCCCCTGCACACCGACAGCTATGATAACACCAGTATGCCGCTGATGCAGACCCAGCA gaaCCTGCCACATCAGACTCAGATTccgcagcagcagagtgcag AGTGGAAACGGCAGATGACCCTGGCAGGCAAAGCCTCCACCCAAAGCCTCCAGCACTGGTTTGGGTTGACATCTAACGTAGCTCTTCACACTCACTACTGGAGGCGTTTAGAAG GTAAATGGTATTCCTGA
- the SGCE gene encoding epsilon-sarcoglycan isoform X5 produces MRRRRWRQQQQAEERGAMRCCAAGPWPHSGGALTTLLLTVYTILSKVHSDRNVYPSAGVLFVHVLEREYFKGEFPPYPKPGEISNDPITFNTNLMGYPDRPGWLRYIQRTPYSDGVLYGSPTVENVGKPTIIEITAYNRRTFETARHNLIINIMSAEDFPLPYQAEFFIRNMNVEEMLASEVLGDFLGAVKNVWQPERLNAINITSALDRGGRVPLPINDMKEGVYVMVGADVPFSSCLREVENPQNQLRCSQEMEPVITCDKKFRTQFHIDWCKISLVDNTKQVSTFQEVIRGEGILPDGGEYKPPSDTLKSRDYYSDFLITLAVPSAIALVLFLILAYIMCCRREGVIQLVHHSAIQKSTKELRDMSKNREIAWPLSTLPVFHPVTGEIVPPLHTDSYDNTSMPLMQTQQNLPHQTQIPQQQSAGEFRMTTFQRFEVNGIPEERKLTEAMNL; encoded by the exons atgcggcggcggcggtggcggcagcagcagcaggcggaGGAGAGGGGAGCGATGCGGTGCTGCGCGGCGGGGCCCTGGCCGCACAGCGGGGGTGCCCTCACCACTCTCCTGCTGACAG TGTACACGATTCTGTCTAAGGTGCACTCTGATCGGAATGTATACCCTTCTGCTGGAGttctttttgttcatgttttggAGAGGGAATACTTTAAGGGGGAATTTCCTCCTTACCCAAAGCCTG gTGAAATAAGTAATGATCCTATAACATTTAATACCAATTTAATGGGTTACCCTGACAGACCGGGATGGCTACGCTATATACAAAGGACACCCTACAGTGATGGAGTGCTGTATGGCTCACCAACTGTAGAAAATGTGGGCAAACCAACCATCATTGag ATCACTGCATACAACAGGCGTACCTTTGAGACAGCAAGGCATAATTTGATAATTAATATAATGTCAGCAGAAG ATTTTCCTTTACCGTACCAAGCGGAGTTCTTCATAAGGAATATGAACGTAGAAGAAATGTTGGCCAGTGAAGTTCTTGGCGACTTTCTGGGAGCAGTGAAGAATGTGTGGCAGCCAGAACGCTTGAACGCTATCAACATTACTTCAGCCCTCGACCGGGGAGGGAGGGTTCCGCTTCCCATTAATGACATGAAGGAGGG TGTCTATGTTatggttggagcagatgttccaTTCTCTTCGTGCTTACGAGAAGTGGAAAACCCACAAAATCAGCTGAGATGCAGTCAAGAAATGGAGCCTGTTATAACCTGTGATAAAAAATTTCGGACTCAGTTCCATATTGACTGGTGTAAAATCTCTCTG GTTGACAATACAAAACAAGTTTCCACCTTTCAGGAAGTGATTCGTGGAGAGGGGATATTACCTGACGGTGGAGAATACAAGCCACCTTctgatacactgaaaagcagagactATTACTCGGATTTCCTAATTACACTGGCAGTGCCCTCGGCAATAGCACTGGTGCTTTTTCTAATACTTGCCTACATCATGTGCTGCCGACGGGAAGGAGT CATCCAGTTGGTCCACCACAGCGCGATCCAAAAATCAACCAAAGAGCTTCGTGACATGTCTAAAAACAGAGAGATCGCGTGGCCCCTTTCAACGCTTCCCGTGTTTCACCCGGTAACTGGTGAGATCGTGCCGCCCCTGCACACCGACAGCTATGATAACACCAGTATGCCGCTGATGCAGACCCAGCA gaaCCTGCCACATCAGACTCAGATTccgcagcagcagagtgcag GAGAATTTCGTATGACAACATTTCAAAGATTTGAG GTAAATGGTATTCCTGAGGAAAGAAAACTAACAGAAGCAATGAATTTGTAA
- the SGCE gene encoding epsilon-sarcoglycan isoform X4, with amino-acid sequence MRRRRWRQQQQAEERGAMRCCAAGPWPHSGGALTTLLLTVYTILSKVHSDRNVYPSAGVLFVHVLEREYFKGEFPPYPKPGEISNDPITFNTNLMGYPDRPGWLRYIQRTPYSDGVLYGSPTVENVGKPTIIEITAYNRRTFETARHNLIINIMSAEDFPLPYQAEFFIRNMNVEEMLASEVLGDFLGAVKNVWQPERLNAINITSALDRGGRVPLPINDMKEGVYVMVGADVPFSSCLREVENPQNQLRCSQEMEPVITCDKKFRTQFHIDWCKISLVDNTKQVSTFQEVIRGEGILPDGGEYKPPSDTLKSRDYYSDFLITLAVPSAIALVLFLILAYIMCCRREGVEKRNMQTPDIQLVHHSAIQKSTKELRDMSKNREIAWPLSTLPVFHPVTGEIVPPLHTDSYDNTSMPLMQTQQNLPHQTQIPQQQSAGEFRMTTFQRFEVNGIPEERKLTEAMNL; translated from the exons atgcggcggcggcggtggcggcagcagcagcaggcggaGGAGAGGGGAGCGATGCGGTGCTGCGCGGCGGGGCCCTGGCCGCACAGCGGGGGTGCCCTCACCACTCTCCTGCTGACAG TGTACACGATTCTGTCTAAGGTGCACTCTGATCGGAATGTATACCCTTCTGCTGGAGttctttttgttcatgttttggAGAGGGAATACTTTAAGGGGGAATTTCCTCCTTACCCAAAGCCTG gTGAAATAAGTAATGATCCTATAACATTTAATACCAATTTAATGGGTTACCCTGACAGACCGGGATGGCTACGCTATATACAAAGGACACCCTACAGTGATGGAGTGCTGTATGGCTCACCAACTGTAGAAAATGTGGGCAAACCAACCATCATTGag ATCACTGCATACAACAGGCGTACCTTTGAGACAGCAAGGCATAATTTGATAATTAATATAATGTCAGCAGAAG ATTTTCCTTTACCGTACCAAGCGGAGTTCTTCATAAGGAATATGAACGTAGAAGAAATGTTGGCCAGTGAAGTTCTTGGCGACTTTCTGGGAGCAGTGAAGAATGTGTGGCAGCCAGAACGCTTGAACGCTATCAACATTACTTCAGCCCTCGACCGGGGAGGGAGGGTTCCGCTTCCCATTAATGACATGAAGGAGGG TGTCTATGTTatggttggagcagatgttccaTTCTCTTCGTGCTTACGAGAAGTGGAAAACCCACAAAATCAGCTGAGATGCAGTCAAGAAATGGAGCCTGTTATAACCTGTGATAAAAAATTTCGGACTCAGTTCCATATTGACTGGTGTAAAATCTCTCTG GTTGACAATACAAAACAAGTTTCCACCTTTCAGGAAGTGATTCGTGGAGAGGGGATATTACCTGACGGTGGAGAATACAAGCCACCTTctgatacactgaaaagcagagactATTACTCGGATTTCCTAATTACACTGGCAGTGCCCTCGGCAATAGCACTGGTGCTTTTTCTAATACTTGCCTACATCATGTGCTGCCGACGGGAAGGAGT ggaaaagagaaaCATGCAAACACCAGA CATCCAGTTGGTCCACCACAGCGCGATCCAAAAATCAACCAAAGAGCTTCGTGACATGTCTAAAAACAGAGAGATCGCGTGGCCCCTTTCAACGCTTCCCGTGTTTCACCCGGTAACTGGTGAGATCGTGCCGCCCCTGCACACCGACAGCTATGATAACACCAGTATGCCGCTGATGCAGACCCAGCA gaaCCTGCCACATCAGACTCAGATTccgcagcagcagagtgcag GAGAATTTCGTATGACAACATTTCAAAGATTTGAG GTAAATGGTATTCCTGAGGAAAGAAAACTAACAGAAGCAATGAATTTGTAA
- the SGCE gene encoding epsilon-sarcoglycan isoform X8 — translation MRRRRWRQQQQAEERGAMRCCAAGPWPHSGGALTTLLLTGEISNDPITFNTNLMGYPDRPGWLRYIQRTPYSDGVLYGSPTVENVGKPTIIEITAYNRRTFETARHNLIINIMSAEDFPLPYQAEFFIRNMNVEEMLASEVLGDFLGAVKNVWQPERLNAINITSALDRGGRVPLPINDMKEGVYVMVGADVPFSSCLREVENPQNQLRCSQEMEPVITCDKKFRTQFHIDWCKISLVDNTKQVSTFQEVIRGEGILPDGGEYKPPSDTLKSRDYYSDFLITLAVPSAIALVLFLILAYIMCCRREGVEKRNMQTPDIQLVHHSAIQKSTKELRDMSKNREIAWPLSTLPVFHPVTGEIVPPLHTDSYDNTSMPLMQTQQNLPHQTQIPQQQSAEWKRQMTLAGKASTQSLQHWFGLTSNVALHTHYWRRLEGKWYS, via the exons atgcggcggcggcggtggcggcagcagcagcaggcggaGGAGAGGGGAGCGATGCGGTGCTGCGCGGCGGGGCCCTGGCCGCACAGCGGGGGTGCCCTCACCACTCTCCTGCTGACAG gTGAAATAAGTAATGATCCTATAACATTTAATACCAATTTAATGGGTTACCCTGACAGACCGGGATGGCTACGCTATATACAAAGGACACCCTACAGTGATGGAGTGCTGTATGGCTCACCAACTGTAGAAAATGTGGGCAAACCAACCATCATTGag ATCACTGCATACAACAGGCGTACCTTTGAGACAGCAAGGCATAATTTGATAATTAATATAATGTCAGCAGAAG ATTTTCCTTTACCGTACCAAGCGGAGTTCTTCATAAGGAATATGAACGTAGAAGAAATGTTGGCCAGTGAAGTTCTTGGCGACTTTCTGGGAGCAGTGAAGAATGTGTGGCAGCCAGAACGCTTGAACGCTATCAACATTACTTCAGCCCTCGACCGGGGAGGGAGGGTTCCGCTTCCCATTAATGACATGAAGGAGGG TGTCTATGTTatggttggagcagatgttccaTTCTCTTCGTGCTTACGAGAAGTGGAAAACCCACAAAATCAGCTGAGATGCAGTCAAGAAATGGAGCCTGTTATAACCTGTGATAAAAAATTTCGGACTCAGTTCCATATTGACTGGTGTAAAATCTCTCTG GTTGACAATACAAAACAAGTTTCCACCTTTCAGGAAGTGATTCGTGGAGAGGGGATATTACCTGACGGTGGAGAATACAAGCCACCTTctgatacactgaaaagcagagactATTACTCGGATTTCCTAATTACACTGGCAGTGCCCTCGGCAATAGCACTGGTGCTTTTTCTAATACTTGCCTACATCATGTGCTGCCGACGGGAAGGAGT ggaaaagagaaaCATGCAAACACCAGA CATCCAGTTGGTCCACCACAGCGCGATCCAAAAATCAACCAAAGAGCTTCGTGACATGTCTAAAAACAGAGAGATCGCGTGGCCCCTTTCAACGCTTCCCGTGTTTCACCCGGTAACTGGTGAGATCGTGCCGCCCCTGCACACCGACAGCTATGATAACACCAGTATGCCGCTGATGCAGACCCAGCA gaaCCTGCCACATCAGACTCAGATTccgcagcagcagagtgcag AGTGGAAACGGCAGATGACCCTGGCAGGCAAAGCCTCCACCCAAAGCCTCCAGCACTGGTTTGGGTTGACATCTAACGTAGCTCTTCACACTCACTACTGGAGGCGTTTAGAAG GTAAATGGTATTCCTGA
- the SGCE gene encoding epsilon-sarcoglycan isoform X1: MRRRRWRQQQQAEERGAMRCCAAGPWPHSGGALTTLLLTVYTILSKVHSDRNVYPSAGVLFVHVLEREYFKGEFPPYPKPGEISNDPITFNTNLMGYPDRPGWLRYIQRTPYSDGVLYGSPTVENVGKPTIIEITAYNRRTFETARHNLIINIMSAEDFPLPYQAEFFIRNMNVEEMLASEVLGDFLGAVKNVWQPERLNAINITSALDRGGRVPLPINDMKEGVYVMVGADVPFSSCLREVENPQNQLRCSQEMEPVITCDKKFRTQFHIDWCKISLVDNTKQVSTFQEVIRGEGILPDGGEYKPPSDTLKSRDYYSDFLITLAVPSAIALVLFLILAYIMCCRREGVEKRNMQTPDIQLVHHSAIQKSTKELRDMSKNREIAWPLSTLPVFHPVTGEIVPPLHTDSYDNTSMPLMQTQQNLPHQTQIPQQQSAEWKRQMTLAGKASTQSLQHWFGLTSNVALHTHYWRRLEGKWYS, translated from the exons atgcggcggcggcggtggcggcagcagcagcaggcggaGGAGAGGGGAGCGATGCGGTGCTGCGCGGCGGGGCCCTGGCCGCACAGCGGGGGTGCCCTCACCACTCTCCTGCTGACAG TGTACACGATTCTGTCTAAGGTGCACTCTGATCGGAATGTATACCCTTCTGCTGGAGttctttttgttcatgttttggAGAGGGAATACTTTAAGGGGGAATTTCCTCCTTACCCAAAGCCTG gTGAAATAAGTAATGATCCTATAACATTTAATACCAATTTAATGGGTTACCCTGACAGACCGGGATGGCTACGCTATATACAAAGGACACCCTACAGTGATGGAGTGCTGTATGGCTCACCAACTGTAGAAAATGTGGGCAAACCAACCATCATTGag ATCACTGCATACAACAGGCGTACCTTTGAGACAGCAAGGCATAATTTGATAATTAATATAATGTCAGCAGAAG ATTTTCCTTTACCGTACCAAGCGGAGTTCTTCATAAGGAATATGAACGTAGAAGAAATGTTGGCCAGTGAAGTTCTTGGCGACTTTCTGGGAGCAGTGAAGAATGTGTGGCAGCCAGAACGCTTGAACGCTATCAACATTACTTCAGCCCTCGACCGGGGAGGGAGGGTTCCGCTTCCCATTAATGACATGAAGGAGGG TGTCTATGTTatggttggagcagatgttccaTTCTCTTCGTGCTTACGAGAAGTGGAAAACCCACAAAATCAGCTGAGATGCAGTCAAGAAATGGAGCCTGTTATAACCTGTGATAAAAAATTTCGGACTCAGTTCCATATTGACTGGTGTAAAATCTCTCTG GTTGACAATACAAAACAAGTTTCCACCTTTCAGGAAGTGATTCGTGGAGAGGGGATATTACCTGACGGTGGAGAATACAAGCCACCTTctgatacactgaaaagcagagactATTACTCGGATTTCCTAATTACACTGGCAGTGCCCTCGGCAATAGCACTGGTGCTTTTTCTAATACTTGCCTACATCATGTGCTGCCGACGGGAAGGAGT ggaaaagagaaaCATGCAAACACCAGA CATCCAGTTGGTCCACCACAGCGCGATCCAAAAATCAACCAAAGAGCTTCGTGACATGTCTAAAAACAGAGAGATCGCGTGGCCCCTTTCAACGCTTCCCGTGTTTCACCCGGTAACTGGTGAGATCGTGCCGCCCCTGCACACCGACAGCTATGATAACACCAGTATGCCGCTGATGCAGACCCAGCA gaaCCTGCCACATCAGACTCAGATTccgcagcagcagagtgcag AGTGGAAACGGCAGATGACCCTGGCAGGCAAAGCCTCCACCCAAAGCCTCCAGCACTGGTTTGGGTTGACATCTAACGTAGCTCTTCACACTCACTACTGGAGGCGTTTAGAAG GTAAATGGTATTCCTGA